The genomic interval CAGAGCTCTCTctatgctttgctttgcttgcagCTGCAGCTATTTATAGGGGCGGGCAACAAGAAGCTTGTCTTCCTCCCCATCCTGCACATCTCCAAAGCTCTCTTCTCACCAAACAGACATGTAGTACGAACGCCATTGTTCATCTTGTACTActttctgtgtgtgtgtgtagttGTGTActgtctcttcttcttcttcttcttcttgtttctCCAGCTGCCATCTCCATCACAATGTCATGCCAGCTGAGCTCTTGGCTTTGgtggagtagtagtagttgtgTTGATGTACATATATAGGAGTTGTTGttgtcttctcttctcttctccaagtGTTCTGGGCTTTGAGTCTAGCAttggggtgtgtgtgtgagatGAGCACTGCAGTGTTGAAAGAAGGGAATGCATGGCATATTGGCAAGGATGCAGAAGGTTTGGAAGCTGAAAAGCAAAAAAGAGGTGAAAAAAAGGGGATATGCCTGGCTCCCTGTATGCCACTCGCGTAGCTGCCAAACTCAGTTGAAACAACTGCCTTCTCCCGGCGAGATTCAGGCATTGTGTTCGTACGTTTGGCTCTACTGCGGATGGCGTGCGAGGAGCCAAGCATGAccgtctctctctgtctctatctctctctcattGACTCATTGTGTGTGCTCACTTAAGATTACACGCTTAATTAAACCTGATAAACATGGATCATACGGTAGTTTATACTGCCGTTTTAGTAGTCTTATTAGTTCTTATTACAATTAGtctcttttaattagttatgcGCTTGGTTATGGTTTCTTATTAGTTTGATGAGTAGTTATGCTTAATACATATCGCATGCATTTTATTTTTCGCTTGTGTGTGACGCTGTCATGATTTGCAGTAAGTGAGCAAACCTGTGTATATAGTGTGTACTAATAGTTCTCTGGTTGATTACACATCTGCATGCAGTCACTTGGTGAGCAACTTCTCTGAAAAAAATTATTGACAGCCTAGCTAGTTTGTTTCATGTACTGTTTGCCACCTTTTTCTGATGCATGGTAGTGCTGACTGCTGAcataaatgcatgcatgtacaatTGTTGTCATGGTTTTCTATCTTGATCTGATTAGGAGAGGTTAGATTATGGTAGATGCATGAGCTGACCTGTGTGTACGATTGATATCATGGTCTTATATCTTGATTTCAAGTGACTGATCATGCATGCCAATTGATTACGCAATTATgcatgtgtatatgtatgtattagTTTCAGATCCTTGGCGTTTGATGGAGTGCTCTCTTAAATCTTAATTTTGTCTTGCCCATCTTAGAGAGTTCGAGATGAGATGGTAGATTGTTCAGCCCTATATAATATAGGACTGTATATCTTATCTGTAGGGTTTATTTGTAGTTGTTGGTCatttggcatatatatatatatatgagtgtaTGAAGGTGGTCAGTTGGTGTCATATAATTATGTATATAGGTTttataaatttagaaataattcatcaattaattTACCTTATATTTCATACTTATAACATATTTAATGTAATAAGTTGCAACGATAACGAACGAATATGATGCTAGtccaagaaaatatatataatacctGCATTTCAGAAAATCTTGagcctttcttcttttttccttttgggcAGCGCTTGGACTCGTTTGCTCTTTGGGCCTAGTCAATTGGGCTGGGAATTTTCAGGCCCCTAGTTTAATTTCTCCAACACCTGCAGTACATAATGCATACTCTGTCAATTATGTACAAAATTATCTAAAATTAACTACAAAATTATGTACTAATAAACTTAGCTTCGGTCATAAGCTTAAAAGGCAAATGATGGAAAAGTAATAaacttattattttaaaaataaaaatcctacGCTTCCTACAACTTGCAGTCACGGTCAACACGAAACGAATATCCCCAAAACACAAACAAGTTACAAGTCCTTAAACTGGAGTAATACTCAAGGAAAAGGAGATGTCAGTCACGGTCACAGCCTCACAGGAAAACGATCCCAACTCCGACTCACGCTCACGGCTCATGTTGTTGCGGTGTTCCCAACGACGATATTCCGTATCAACTCGGATTCTTTCTTCTGAAACTGAAACGGACATCGGCACTCAGCGCCGATCGAGTTCGAATCCTACACCCGTATCCACCCCTATATACGCagcgcgcctcgccgcctccaaaCCCCACAGCGAAAACTGATCACCAACCCACCAAACAGAgttcgcagccgccgccgagaaCTCACGCACGTAGCAgcagccgccgaggaggagagcgCCGCGCCGGCCATGGAGGACTGGGTCGTCCtcagcgacagcgacggcgacagcgtGGAGCTCCACGACGGCAGCGAGAGCAGCTTCGCGGTCGTGCACGAGAACGCCGAGATATCTGACGCGGCAGAGAGCAACTGTGGCCACGTCGACTCCAagatcgccgccgccaaggacacgaccttctccggcgaggaggacttGGATGATGAGACCGACGATGACATTGAATGCTTTGATGATGAAATCttcgacgacgaggaagaattggatgatgatgatgagagccTCGACGACGATGACATTGAATGCTATGATGTAGAGGACAAGATCTGCGAGGAGAACCCGGATGATGAAATCTTCGATGATGAGGAAGAAATCGACTGCGAGGAGGAcctggatgatgatgatgatgattgtgagaGCCTTGACGACGATGACATTGAATGCTTTGATGCAGAGGACATAATTTGCGAGGAGAACCCGGACGATGAAATCATGTCCCACTTATTAACCTAGCTAGTACCAATATAGCCACGTACATCCCATGTGCAGCTCCTGCAAAAAGAGACAAAAATAGTGATGTTATATCTCCAATCAAGTAGTTTACAGGCATACCCAGTTAGTGaaattctttttcaaaaaagaaaaggaacccAGTTAGTAAATTATCACGAAGAAATTAGATGATagactatatataattattCGTGGTGCTTCTCATCGTCTGAGAAAGCTAGAATCTTTGACAGTAGTTTTATGTGTGGTTTGGTGGCACCCGAGTTTTCAGTAGAGAACGATTGATCAAGCACCTTTCTTAGAAATTATCTGGATGCCTTCCACTCCTAGTAGGAGGGCAATGCAATTCTCAAACATTTCTCACCCAGCTACACTCAAGCACATCACAGCTTGTTGTTCTATCAGTGTACAACACGACAGCGTCTTCTTCTCTCACTTCTCAGTTATCAGGCATTAGACAAGGTATTTGATGAATCAGATTCAGAGGATGAGGTGAGAAGCAGCCATGAATGAGGCCATGTATATATAGAGAAGATGGCTGGCCTGTTGGCTGCATGTTAGTTGTCATTAGTTGTCAGAGATCGAAGAAGAGTTTAAGCAGAGTTGGTATAGGATCGAATTGATGAAAAAAGTTTCAGAAAAGAGCTAGCATTGTTGAAATTACAGTAACCGTTGCTCCTTTTATTTTGTGCTCGTTTTCCTTTTGGGCATGGCTAATTGGGCATTTTCATGCTATTTTAATTTCTCAAACACCCGAATAGCTGCATATGAATACTCTGCCAAAAGAACTGcaactattttctttttctaagaaCTGTACATCCTTCTCTTCGTATTTGAGACGAACTCTAGTACTAAAAACATTCGTTAATGCTAGCTTTATCTGTGCAATCAACCACAAATGTTTACTCATCTCGCTACAAGTTTTTGCAACGACGAGATCATCCTGCTCAACCGTAGTTTCTTCCAATAATCCCAAAATGGCCGAGTCTAATCCAGCAAATCCCCAATCCTGATCAACTCGTCTAGTTATGAAAAAACAAGCTAAAACGTCTGTTCCAGAGTCTAGCTTGGATTCAAGAACTGAACCTGATCGGTAGTATGGACTGTATCATGCGATTGACTCTCAGCATCAATCAAGCTATAATGCTATATCCTCCTGCTAGGGCCACAAGGCATTTTGTACCTCAGATAGACGTTTGGTTCCGCGTTCCTGCATAGCATGACCTAGGAAACTGAAAACATCTAGTACTGACATGAACGGTCGGTAACCAAATTCCTAAACTCCATCAACCATCCTACCCTTGTGTAAGGGATTTAGTTGGTCCTgcataaaagaaaaatgatgtAATTACATCGTCAATCGAACAGTTCATAGGCAAAAAAGTTTAGTAAAATTATCAGACATGAACATAAGACAAACTAGAATCTTGGTGCTTCGATCGCTCCGGTTTTTTTGACGTGCTACTTACTATTACCATTCATggaacataattttttttctttttgcatgcTGTTGCTTGAAAATTACGAATGCCCTTGAAGATGATGGTGTACACCAATACACCATACAAAAACCAAATTACTTCATCCCCAAAAGGTGCCAAATCGAAGTCTCCAATGAGTTTTTTGCACCATGTAtgaaagttcaaaattttcaacatgATGAAATGCACTTCCAAATGCTGTTTGGCGACAAGGACACCCAATATTTAGTAGAGACAAATTGATCAAGTACCTTTCTCACAGATTCTCCAGATGCCTTGCATTCCTAAGGAGGCCAGTTGAAAACAAAGCCATTTCTCACACCAGCTGCAGTCGAGCATTACACTGCATTGTTGCTCTATCAGTGTACAAAGTGACAGTGTCTTCTTCTCTGGTATTGATGGATCAAATTCAGTGACCTCTAGAACCAGCcgtgtatatatagagagaaggCGAATGGCCTGCTGGCTGCATGTTAGCTGTCAGAGAACTCGTGTATGTGTCGAGGTCGCAATAACCTTGTTTGTTGTACAAATGTAATTGAGGCACCCTTTCTTCTTAATAAAAAATCGGACGTGTAAAGAACAAAGGTGCAAGCGTGGAGAACACCTCGGTGGGTGGTTTCGTGTTAATTCAGAAGCCTCAAAAACGGGCTGATCAcaagtacatgcatatatacagcCGGCAGGGTTGTTGAGCTCATCTCCTAATACAGAGGGATAACAGCAAACTCTATCTAGAGCTAACAACCCTATCCAAACCATATGAAACAATATTTCACGTAAATcctaacactccccctcaatctCAACCTACCAGGTTCAGATTGTTTCTAAACATCTCCATCTGCCTTACTGTCAAGGTCTTGGTAAAGCCATTTGCAACTTGATCTTTAGATGAGACATACTCTACCTCAAGTAACTTGCGAGCAACTCGTTCTCTAACAAAATGATAATCCACCTCTATATGCTTTGTTCTGGCATGAAAAACTGGATTTGCTGTTAAGTATTTAGCTCCAATATTATCACACCATACCTTAGCGGCTCTAGGCCCTTTTACACCAAGTTCCTGAAGTAATGTTTGTATCCACATAATTTCCGCTGTTGCATTTGCCAACGCCTTGTATTCAGCTTCAGTACTTGATCTAGAAACTGTAGCTTGTTTTCGTGCACTCCAAGATACAAGGTTGGGTCCTACAAAAACAACAAATCCTCCGGTGGATCTTCTGTCATCAAGACAGCCTGCCCAATCTGCATCAGTAAATGCACTAACAAGCAAAGAACTAGACTTGTTAATCTGTAGACCAAGTTTCACAGTATGTTTTATATACCTCAATATCCTTTTTACCGCTGCCCAATGATCTGTAGTTGGAGCATGTAAATACTGACATACCTTGTTTACTGAAAATGATATATCCGGTCTTGTCAATGTCAAATACTGCAATGCTCCAACTATGCTGCGGTACTGAGTGCTATCATTGGGACCAAGGAGAGCTCCCCCTTGACTTGACAACTTTTCAGAGATGGACAGAGGTGTATTCACTGGTTTACAGTCACTCATACCTACCCTTCTTAGGACATCTGAGGCATACTTTTCCTGTGTTAGCACTAGCCCATCATTTACCTTTTTAACCTCAATTCCTAGGAAGAAGTGAAGATCTCCCAAATCCTTCGGTGCAAACTCCTGATTCAAATCCTGCAGAAGAGCTGAGGTGGCCTTTTCGGAAGAGCTAGCCACAATAATGTCATCAACATATACAAGCATAAACATAGTAACTCCATTCTTATAATAGAAAAACAGAGATGTATCTGATTTTGATGACACAAACCCCAGCTCATTCAACTTTGTACTTACCCTCGAGTACCAGGCCCTAGGTGCCTGTTTCAATCCATACAATGCCTTATCTAGTTTGCACACATAGTTAAGTGCCTTAGATTTTACATATCCTGGTGGCTGTCTCATATACACCTCTTCTTCTAGAACTCCATGCAAGAAGGCATTTTGAACATCTAACTGACGAAGACTCCAACCTTTAGAAGCTGCTAAGGATAGAACAGTTCTTATGGTTGCAGCTTTAACAACTAGGCTAAAGGTATCTTCATAATCTATGCCATACCTCTGCTTGAAACCCTTTGCAACCAATCTACCCTTGTATCTATCTAAACTCCCATCAGCctttcttttaattttatagACCCACTTACAGTACATAATATTAATTCCCTTTTTAGGAGGAACTAAATGCCATGTTTCATTTTTCATTAATGCATAATATTCTTTGTCCATGGCCTCTTTCCAGTTCCTATCTCCTAGAGCCTCAGCTAGGTTCTGTGGTTCCCCAGATGATGTAAAACAACCATATTTGACTGTGCCATCAGTataaattttctcttttctaatcCCACTTTGGAGTCTAGTTTTTGGTCTAGCATTAATCTCACCTTGCTCTGTTGCAGCGATAACCTCCGGAGCCGCAGACGATCCTGCCGCATCATGATGAGGCCCTGGCGATGTGTCACCTCCGAGCTGGTGGTGGCTTGCGATGGAGCGGGAACTCGCACGGGAGCTCTGTACAGCCGACGATGTGGCGGCTGCTGGTTCGGTGACGGTCGCAGGTTGCTCAGGGGCCTGCACGGTGCGCCGCTGATCAGTACGAGACGGCGATTCTGCCGCCACTTCTGTTTCTGCTGTGTGTACCCCGGTAGATGCACCAGGATGAATTCCATCAGGTTGCTCTGCATTAATTTCTGCATTGTTGTCGCTAGCATCTGTGTCATctgtagcatcattctcaaaaGAGGAATCAGTAACAACAGGTAGGATATTATGCATATGATCATTGCTATGTGCTACTCCCCCTTGATCAGATGCATGCGATGTAAGATCAGCAGGAAGAAGGGAAATTTCACCATGTAGACGCGCTCCAGCATTTGGCTGAAGCTTGTAGAAAGGAAACTCCTGTTCATCAAAGGTGACATCACGGGAAATATAGACTCGACCGGTTGCCACTTCTAAGCACTTAAACCCCTTATGTAAATTGCTAAAACCGAGAAAGACACATTGTTTGGACCGGAATTGCAATTTGTGAGTATTGTAGGGATGAAGATTAGGTCAACAAGCACAACCAAAAGTTCGAAGAGATTTATAATCAGGTTGTTGGTGAAAAAGGCGTGCAAGAGGTGTGTCAAAGTCAATCACTTTTCTAGGCAAGCGATTAATGAGATAAGTGGCTGCAAGAAAAGCTTCGTCCTAAAATTTCAAAGGCATAGATGCATGAGCAAAGAGAGATAGCCCAATCTCAACAATATGACGGTGTTTCCGTTCAACGGCACCATTTTGTTGATGGGTATGAGGGCACGACACTTGATGTGCTATGCCAATTTGCTTAAAGAAGAAATTCAATTTTTGATACTCTCCTCCCCAATCTGTTTGCATGCCTAGAATCTTACGATTAAATTGTCTCTCAACCATGCTTTGGAACTCTTTAAATTTCTCAAAAACTTCAGACTTAAATTTAAGAAAGTAGATCCACACAAATTTACTATAATCATCAATAAAACTCACATAATAGCGCTTGGCTCCAACGGAATCAGAGGCAGGACCCCATACATCTGAATGAATAAGTTCCAAAGGATTACTAGAGACACTAAAAGACTTAGGAAATGGCAACTGATGAGACTTTCCCTGTTGACAAGCATCACAAACAGACTCACTAGGAGACTCATTGCTACAAGGCAATTTATTTTGATTAATAACCCTAAGAACAATGGGCTTTGAGGCATGCCCTAGACGACCATGCCATCGCTCGAACGATGGCGGAGCGATGGCATCACAGCAAAGACTTGTTTTATTGGATCTCCGGCAGGCAAAGGGTAGAGACCGCGCCAACATGGTCCTTCAAGAATTGTCCTCCTCTTGACCTTGTCCTTAATcaaaaaaatacttttgatgAATCTCAAGGAATGCATAATTATCAGCAACAAGTCTATGAACTGAAACAAGATTTTTTTGATGCCTTAGGAACatgcaaaatatttttaagatggagggGACGGCTAGATGTAGGCACATAGGAATGACCAATATGCTGTGTATCCATACCTTCACCACTAGCTGTGTGGATTTGGTCGGTGCCCTTGTACTTCTCCCGTGTGGTCAGCTTGTCCAGCTGCCCGGTGATGTGGTCGGTTGCCCCGGTGTCAACATACCAATTGGTGTCAACACCGTAAGCGTGCGTCGCAGCGCCTCCTAGCTTCTCATCGGGGACGTAGTTCTCGTCGTAGCGGTGCCAGCAGTCCGCCGCCACATGCCCTTTCTTGTGACAGACTTGGCAGGTGGGTCTGTTGTCAGTGCCGCCGCGTCCATTgccacggccgccgctgccgccgccgctgcgtccAGCGCCGCGGCCGCGAGGGTTGCCGCCACCACGTCCCTGATTTCCGCCGCCACGGTTTCCACTCGTAGCAGCGCACGCCGTTCGGATCTTCACCCTGTTTTCAAAGCCAAGAAGATGTGAGTAGACCTCTGCAACAGTGACAGATGCATTCTTGGCGACGAGGGCTTCCACCATTGGATCAAACTCTGAATCAAGACCATTAATAATGTAAGCAACAAGTTCTTCATCATCTATTGGCTTTCCTGTTGTAGCAATTTCGTCACCGAGAGCACGCATCTTGCTGACGTACTCGGTGACAGTCGATTGGCCCTTCTGAGTGGTGGTGAGAGCCAATCTGACGTTGATCGCGCCTGCGCGAGATCGTGTCGAGAACGTGTTCTCGATCGTCTTCCATGCCGCAGCTGCCGTCGGTGCGCTTGCGACTTGCGACAGAATCTCCCTGGTCAGAGAGGAGAACAGAAAAACCAAGGACCTGTTGGTCCGTGGCAAACCATTCGCCATACGCCAGGTTTGGGACTCTGACGgtcttctctcctttttctccttCCTTCTGCTCAAGCTCGGCTTCTGGTGGAATGGATGTTCCGAGGACATGGCCCTCCAGTCGCGTGCCCCTTAGGGCTGTGAGAACTTGCGCCGACCAGAGGGAGTGATTTTGCTAGGTGAGTTTCTCAGAAACTTGGACGCCgaacaaaggatttgcaaaagcggtggaggaggaggaactcgcCATGAGATCTAATATAGATGGAGTttttgctctgataccatgtaaaGAACAGAGGTGCAAGCGTGGAGAACACCTCGGTGGGTGGTTTCGTGTTAATTCAGAAGCCTCAAAAACGGGCTGATCAcaagtacatgcatatatacagcCGGCAGGGTTGTTGAGCTCATCTCCTAATACGGAGGGATAACAGCAAACTCTATTTAGAGCTAACAACCCTATCCAAACCATATGAAACAATATTTCACGTAAATTCTAACAGGACGGCGTTTCTTCCGCCATCCcagcgaaaaaaaaagagagaacacGTGTATgttttggctgtgtatatcttTTATGTATACAGAGGTTGGACTAATGAAAATCCATAATTAAAACATTGTTAGCTGTCAGAGATGGAAGAAGAGTGTAAGCAGACTTGATAGCAAATGATGGAAAAAATTTCAGAAACAGCAAATGTAGCAAAGCTGagattttctttatctttaatTGTATTGACACAACCCCCTGATTTGTATCCCAACTCGTGCAAGTTTATATGCAGTACATTCGCATTAATTCCATATTTCAATTTCACCATCCGATCGAGCAAGAAGACCAATAACTGATGAACTACCGCAGAAGCACATGCATCGAAGGCCCCTGCAACTGCAAACGTGAGTCTTTGCCAAATTTCCAGTGTGGTTAAGCCAATGAGTTTACTTTCTTGCACGCCACtgatcacaattcacaacacCATCAGCTAGCATCTACCGAGCCCGAGTGCTTCGTGCGTGTGTGTTCGCTTGTCCATAGCCGATAGAAATCGGAGGCAACTCCGGCTTTCCGATTCTGGATTTCTTCTGAAACTGAAACGGACATCGACACAGCTGACAGCGCCGAGTTCGAATCCTACCCCCGTATAATTCCACCCCTATATACGCAGCGCGTCTCGCCGCCTCGAACCTCACAGCGAATTTTGATCACCACCCCACCAACCAGAGTTCACCACGATCGGTTCGATACTTTGATCTACGCACGAGCGCCTCCGCCGAGAACTCACGcacgcagcagccgccgccgaggaggtggaggagagcgCCACGCCGGCCATGGAGGACTGGGTCGTCctcagcggcagcgacggcggcgacagcgtgGAGCTCCACGACGGCAGCGACGTTGGTGGCTCCGACACCGAGAGCAGCTTCGCGGTCGTGCAGGTCCGCGGTCGTGCCGCTGACACGGGCGATCGCCGTGGAGGCCGTGCCGTCGCAaccttcgccttcgccgccggggTTCTTTAAGACCGTCTCATACGGCCAGGCGTTCTCGGGAATAGCTTCCGAGCACGTCGCAGCTTCTTCTCACGCTCCGGTGCTCGACGCGGCAGAGGAGGACATTGCCGAGGTGTCTCCGGTGATCGTCGGAGGTGAGCACGAGAACGCCGAGATATCTGACGTGGTAGAGAGCAACAATGACCACGTCGACTCCAacatcgacgccgccaccgaGGTCACGAccttctccggcgaggaggacttGGATGATGAGACCGACGGTGACATTGAATGTTTTGATGAGGAGGACGGAATCTGCGAGGAGAACCCCGATGATGAAATCTTcgacgacgaagaggaggagagcgaTCCCGAGGAGGAGGACATCGGAAGCTCTGACTTGGAGACTGATTCCGATGAGTATATAGAAAGCACCGACGAGGAGGATACCACTGACTTGGAAAGCGATTCTGACGAAGATACTGAAAGCACTGAATCTTCCCATGACGAGGACGAcctagatgatgatgatgaaagcCTCGACGACGATGGCTCTGAATGCTTTGATGAAGAGGACAAAATCTGCACGGAGAACCCGGACGATGAATCCGTGGAAACCGGAAGCTCtgacgaggaggagagcgacgacgaggaggacagCTATTCTGATGAGGAGattgacgacgaggaggagagcgatTGTGACGAGGAGatcgatgaggaggaggaggaggagcatggTGGTAATAAGTACGACGCCATTGACAACGAAAGCTTCGTGAGGAGGAGAGCTGCATGGAGCAGAGTGATGCTGAAGAGGAGTGGCCGGAGTTCACCGGTGTCCCTGTCAGCTACAACGACATCGACACCGACTCTGACATGGAGATCGACGGCCGCAAGTACGACGACATTG from Oryza glaberrima chromosome 3, OglaRS2, whole genome shotgun sequence carries:
- the LOC127766415 gene encoding uncharacterized protein LOC127766415, encoding MEDWVVLSDSDGDSVELHDGSESSFAVVHENAEISDAAESNCGHVDSKIAAAKDTTFSGEEDLDDETDDDIECFDDEIFDDEEELDDDDESLDDDDIECYDVEDKICEENPDDEIFDDEEEIDCEEDLDDDDDDCESLDDDDIECFDAEDIICEENPDDEIMSHLLT